tactgcgaccttaccgggggctggcggtccacgtgtgtgccagctttgtggccgcgatgggcactgggcctccaagtgtcataagcgcttccagcgaagcttccttggtcttggcaatgacggcaaagatacacgcaacaatgcccgtcaggtcgccatggctgatcgtcccgcgccgcagaagcaacagggacacactcagtcctactccatcgatccacactggtacatggactctggggtgacagagcatctgaccagcgagatggggaagcttcacactcgtgaaccctatcatggctccgacaagatccacaccaccaatggagcaggtatgcacatctctcatattggtcaagcatctcttctcactagacatgccaataggagtcttcagcttcgcaatgttcttcgagttccatctgtgacccgtaatcttctttcagttcctaaactcacacgtgataataatgtgctttgtgaatttcacccttttgatcttttcattaaggatcggggcacgagggacattcttcttagtgggcggttgtgccagggcctctaccgtcgggagcatcctggcgtcgcccgtgttttcagtggagttcgggtctctccgtcacagtggcatgctcgtcttggtcacccggccacacctattgtccgtcatattttgcgtcgtcatgagctttctagtttgtctagtaataaagatgtagcagtgtgtgatgcttgtcagcaggggaagagtcatcaacttcctttttcggagtccagtcgtgaggtgaaacatcctttagaacttgtgttttcagatgtatggggtcctgctcagacttctgtcagtggtcataattactatatcagttttgttgatgcttatagtcgctttacctggctttaccttattaaacgcaaatctgatgtgtttaatatttttgttcagtttcaaaaacatgttgaacgtcttctcaagcacaaaattgttcatgtccagtcggactgggggagcgagtatcgcaacctcaactccttctttcagtcgcttgggatagctcatcgtttagcatgtccacatacacatcagcagaatggttcagtcgaacgtaagcatcgtcatattgttgaagctggtcttactcttttggcccatgcatctgttccgtttcggttttggagtgatgctttcaccactgcatgctttctcatcaaccgtactcccactcgtgttttaaacatgaagactcccattgaggttctccttaatgaacaacctgattatacctttttcaaggtatttgggtgtgcttgctggccgcatcttcgtccatataataagcgcaagcttgagtttcattctaagaagtgtgtttttcttggctatagctctcttcataaaggttacaaatgtcttcatgttcccactaatcgtgtctatatatctcgggacgtcgtgtttgatgagcatgtttttccctttgccaaacttcctgtgtccattgtcgaaccaccatctctgcattcatcctctgttgcttctgaccaatttgatgatgttgcatactcttctttgttgttacctaaccatggtgcaggaaccggacgtggggctcgtttggagctgttagaggattcaccatcatcatcgccgccttctgatgggcacgtcgattgccctatgttgcatggcatcgattcgcgtgcccatgcatggtcacccgaagagcccgtcgcgccgagcatctccactgctcggtccgctacgccagcgaccgccgagtctccagcggctcggccctcttcgccagcggccgccgagtcttcagcggctcggcctgtcacgccgtcttcgcccgtggctcggcccgtcacgccgtcttcgcctgcagctcgggtccgcgacgccgtcctcacgtcgccttcatccgcggatcggcccgcgacaccggccgcgccacggcccactatgccgggctcgccatcggcccggtctgggatgccggagtcgccagctgcttcgtctgctctgccggtttcgccggtgggtcggccttcttcgccgactgagtccgaggctaccgtgcctggctcctcgtcaccggctgactcgtcaacgtcgccatcctccagcccgttgcaggctgctccgtcgacctcggtggttcctgtgtctcgACCatatacacgcagtcgcagtggcattttcaaacctaaggaacgtacggatggtacggttgcttggttggctgcttgtttggctgctgctgttgcggatccatcttctgagcctcgctcatatcaggctgccctgcgcattccacattggcgagaggctatggagcaggagtttcatgctcttcttcgtaacaagacatggactctcgttcctccaccaccacgggtaaatgttattgactcaaaatgggtattcaaagtgaagaagcattcggatggatctattgagcgttacaaagcgcgacttgttgctcgcggttttcggcagcgtcatggtcttgactatgaggacaccttcagtcctgtcgtcaagcctaccactattcagcttcttctctccattgctgtttctcgtggttggtcacttcgtcaacttgatgtgcagaatgcttttctacatggatttttggaggaagaggtttatatgaaacagccgcctggtttctctgatcatgatcgtcctgactatatctgtcgtctctccaaagcactatatggtttgaagcaagctcctcgtgcctggcatgcccgccttgcctctgcccttcgtgctcatgggtttgtgccgtccactgctgacacttcattatttcttctacagaagccagaagtcactatgtatcttttggtatatgtcgatgatattatccttgtcagctcttctcagtatgctgctgatgctcttgtctgctctcttggtgctgattttgcggtcaaagatcttgggaagcttcactactttcttggagttgaggtcacttctcgtgctactggtcttgtccttacccagaagaagtactccttggagttgttacaaagagcgggcatgctgaagtgcaaaccgaccaccacacccatgtcgtctaccgacaagataacagctgttgatggtgagcttttgtctcctgcggatgccacagagtacaggagcattgttggtggacttcagtacttgacgatcacgagaccagatatctcttatgctgttaacagggtttgtcagtatcttcaggctcccagagatactcattgggctgctgttaaacgcattcttcgttatgttcagttcaccctgacatttggtatgcatattcggccaacttcctctcgggtcctttcggccttctctgatgcagattgggctggtagcccagatgacaggcgatccacggggggttatgcagtattctttggccctaatttgatcgcatggagtgctcggaaacagccTACTATgtcgcgtagcagtactgaagctgagtacaaggctgtggctaatgctactgcagaggttatttgggtgcagtctttgcttcaggagttgggtttgtctcaaccacagcctcctattctttggtgtgataacatcggtgctacatacctttctgcaaattcagtatttcatgcccgaacgaaacacattgaagttgactatcactttgtacgggaacgtgtatcacagaagcaactccagatcaagtttatctcatctaaggatcaacttgcagacatcttcactaagcctttacctctgccacagtttgaggcttgtaggcgcaatcttacccttctcagttctttagaaagtggctaagattgagggagggtgttagactatgtatagtttctgtacttatgtacgtattgtaacacatccattatatataatgagataagccacccctagagggttgtgctggttcccccaaaATTTATTGTCTTACAAGGAAGACAGCCGGAGATGGACGCCGACGGCAGGTGCGGCCGCCGCAGCCGCCATGGAAGAACGCTGCACGGTATTAAAAAAAAAGTAAGGAAGAGACCCACCATGGGGCATGTGGAGGAAGAGTGGAGTGCGAGCGGAGGGCACCGACGCCGAAGCATATCTTCTGTAGAAGCTCGCCGCCGAGACGAAGGACGGCGGCGGCGCAGCGTCGAGGAACAGAGAAGCAGCCCTTTTTTTTGTTTGAACTGAAGCAACCCTTTTTTATGAAGAAGAGGAGCAGCCCGTGGATAGGGATAGCGCTGCCGACGGAAAACCTGGACGACCCGCTCCTCTACACGTTGGACTGGACCTGGGCCTTCTATCTCAAGGCCCGGTTACGGAAGGAGACCGTAGCTCAATCCCCGGAGCAGCGGCCCGCGAGACTGTGTTGCTTGTGGCTAGGACGGCGGAACTAATTCCTGCGCTGGGCAGAGACACGAAGATCTGATCCGTCCGTAGATATGATCGATGGCTGACGACCTCTAATCGCTGAGAGGGCTAGTAGGTAGCTTCATTATACTGTTTCTCAATGATAAATAATACCAGATAGGTAGTGGCTCCAAAAATATACTACTCCAAAAGCACAGCCCAGGCACAACCACGACTTTAAAAAGGTACCAATGGATTGAACTAATCTCTGTGAGGACAGCGAATACAACATGGTAATGATGCAGATCAGAGATCAGACTCTTGCTTTCTTTTTTTGCTCAATTCATTTATTTCCCTGGTGGGTACATCTCACATGACCACAACACTGTCTACACGCACGCCTAGAAGGGACAAATACAGGGGCTGATGATTCCACGAAGATCATATCTCTTGATTCTTGTGACGCACCGGCTCATGATTCTGAAGAAAAACTCTGTACAAGACAACCACCCAGCAGTACAGTATTTGAACTCCACCGTAACCTGACAACTTCGCAAAATCCATGCGTCCGAATGAATCACAAAAGCATATCCCGTAGTGATTCCGAGCTTGGGCTACACCGGTGGCAGCAGCATGGGTTCACCCGGTGTAGGGTTGATTCTCCagccaaaagaagaaaaaaaagaccgTTTTAGCCACAGTTACTTGCGAACGAAAATAACTCATCATACCATGCAGTACAGGAGCACCGTGTTCAACAACGCCGTGCAGCGTGCGGTGTGTGGCGACGAGCGGCGTGAGACAGCAGGGCACAGCGTCAGGCATCGTGGTGGTGCGTGAAGGACGAGCGGCCTGCGAGCACgactgtaagacaataagttttgggaaccagcactaccctctaggggtggcttatctcattatatataatggttgtgttacaatacgtacataggtgtggccgtatgcatctcccagatgcagaggccgggggtcatcctccttttctaaaaaaaaacaatacgtacataggtacagaagttatacatagtctaacaccctccctcaatcttagccactttctaaagaactgagaagggtaagattgcgcctacaagcctcaaactgtggcagtggtaaaggcttagtgaagatatctgcaagttgatccttagacgagataaacttgatctgaagttgcttctgtgatacacgttcccgtacaaagtgatagtcaacttcaatgtgtttcgttcgggcatgaaatactggatttgcagaaaggtatgtagcaccgatgttatcacaccaaagaataggaggctgtggttgagacaaacccaactcctgaaacaaagactgcacccaaataatctctgcagtagcattagccacagccttgtactcagcttcagtactgctacgtgacacagtagcctgtttccgagcactccaggcgatcaaattagagccaaagaatactgcataaccccccgtggatcgcctgtcatctgggctaccagcccaatctgcatcagagaaggccgaaaggacccgagaggaagtcggccgaatatgcataccaaaagtcagggtgaactgaacataacgaagaatgcgtttaacagcagcccaatgagtatctctgggagcctgaagatactgacaaaccctgttaacagcataagagatatctggtctcgtgatcgtcaagtactgaagtccaccaacaatgcttctgtactctgtggcatccgcaggagacaaaagctcaccatcaacagctgttatcttgtcggtagacgacatgggtgtggtggtcggtttgcacttcagcatgccggctttttgtaacaactccaaggagtacttcttctgcgtaaggacaagaccagtagcacgagaagtgacctcaactccaagaaagtagtgaagcttcccaagatctttgaccgcaaaatcagcaccaagagagcagacaagagcatcagcagcatactgacaagagctgacaaggataatatcatcaacatataccaaaagatacatagtgacttctggcttctgtagaagaaataatgaagtgtcagcagtggacggcacaaacccatgagcacgaagggcagaggcaaggcgggcatgccaggcacgaggagcttgcttcaaaccatatagtgctttggaaagacgacagatatagtcaggacgatcaggatcagagaaaccaggcggctgtttcatataaacctcttcctccaaaaatccatgtagaaaagcattctgcacatcaagttgacgaagtgaccaaccacgagaaacagcaatggagagaagaagccgaatagtggtaggcttgacgacaggactgaaggtgtcctcatagtcaagaccatgacgctgccgaaaaccgcgagcaacaagtcgcactttgtaacgctcaatagatccatccgaatgcttcttcactttgaatacccattttgagtcaataacatttacccgtggtggtggaggaacgagagtccatgtcttgttacgaagaagagcatgaaactcctgctccatagcctctcgccaatgtggaatgcgcagggcagcctgatatgagcgaggcttagaagatggatccgcaacagcagcagccaaacaagcagccaaccaagcaaccgtaccatccgtacgttccttaggtttgaaaatgccactgcgactgcgtgtatgtggtcgagaCACAGGAACCatcgaggtcgacggagcagcctgcaacgggctggaggacggcgacgttgacgagtcagccggtgacgaggagccaggcacggtagcctcggactcagtcggcgaagaaggccgacccaccggcgaaaccggcagagcagacgaagcagctggcgactccggcatcccagaccgggccgatggcgagcccggcatagtgggccgtggcgcggccggtgtcgcgggccgatccgcggatgaaggcgacgtgaggacggcATCGCGGACCTAAgctgcaggcgaagacggcgtgacgggccgagccgcgggcgaagacggcgtgacaggccgagccgctgaagactcggcggccgctggcgaagagggccgagccgctggagactcgacggtcgctggcgtagcggaccaagcagtggagatgctcggcacgacgggctcttcgggtgaccatgcatgggcacgcgaatcgatgccatgcaacatagggcaatcgacgtgcccatcagaaggcggcgatgatgatggtgaatcctctaacagctccaaacgagccccacgtccggttcctgcaccatggttaggtaacaacaaagaagagtatgcaacatcatcaaattggtcagaagcaacagaggatgaatgcagagatggtggttcgacaatggacacaggaagtttggcaaagggaaaaacatgctcatcaaacacgacgtcccgagatatatagacacgattagtgggaacatgaagacatttgtaacctttatgaagagagctatagccaagaaaaacacacttcttagaatgaaactcaagcttgcgcttattatatggacgaagatgcggccagcaagcacacccaaataccttgaaaaaggtataatcaggttgttcattaaggagaacctcaatgggagtcttcatgtttaaaacacgagtgggagtacggttgatgagaaagcatgcagtggtgaaagcatcactccaaaaccgaaacggaacagatgcatgggccaaaagagtaagaccagcttcaacaatatgacgatgcttacgttcgactgaaccattctgctgatgtgtatgtggacatgctaaacgatgagctatcccaagcgactgaaagaaggagttgaggttgcgatactcgcccccccagtccgactggacatgaacaattttgtgcttgagaagacgttcaacatgtttttgaaactgaacaaaaatatcaaacacatcagatttgcgtttaataaggtaaagccaggtaaagcgactataagcatcaacgaaactgatatagtaattatgaccactgacagaagtctgagcaggaccccatacatctgaaaacacaagttctaaaggatgtttcacctcacgactggactccgaaaaaggaagttgatgactcttcccctgctgacaagcatcacacactgctacatctttattactagacaaactaggaagctcatgacgacgcaaaatatgacggacaataggtgtggccgggtgaccaagacgagcatgccattgtgacggagagacccgaactccactgaaaacacgggcgacgccaggatgctccagacggtagaggccctggcacaaccgcccactaagaagaatgtccctcgtgccccgatccctAATAAAAAGAtgaaaagggtgaaattcacaaagcacattattatcacgtgtgagtttaggaactgaaagaagattgcgggtcacagatggaactcgaagaacattgcgaagctgaagactcgtattggcatgtctagtgagaagagatgcttgaccaatatgagagatgtgcatacctgctccattggcggtgtggatcttgtcggagccatgatagggttcacgagtgtgaagcttccccatctcgctggtcagatgctctgtcgccccagagtccatgtaccagtgtggatcgatggagtaggactgagtgtgtccctgttgcttctgcggcgcgggacgatcagccatggcgacctgacgggcattgttgcgtgtatctttgccgtcattgccaagaccaaggaagcttcgctggaagcgcttatgacacttggaggcccagtgcccatcgcggccacaaagctggcacacacgtggaccgccagcccccggtaaggtcgcagtaggtgggggggccgaggcgggcgacggtggcagccccaaggaagaccggggtgatgaagaagagcggccacccttggtggcgacgttggccgagagggagccagtgcccctggtgcggcgagtctcgacccgttgctcagtgagaagaagccgagagaaaacctcgtgtgccagcatgggtgtcgagttgccccgctcgttgatgatctcgactaaggcatcatactcctcatcaagaccattgacaataaacgagttgaactcggagtcggtgaggggctgtccaatggaggccaatgtgtcggcaaggcccttgaccttgttgtagaactcagtggccgtggagtcaagcttctgacactctccaaactgacgacggagtgcagagacacgagcctgagactgcgctgcaaaggtgcgctcaaggatggtccaggcctcatgagacgtcttcgcgaagacaacaaggccggcaactgccggcgagagcgacccctggatggaggagaggttcgcctggtcctgccccgtccagacgcgatgggccggattgtagaccggaccgtgcacgctgtctaccagtgcgggtgggcagggaagcgatccgtcgacgtagcctagcaggtagtgactccccaagagcgggagaacctgcgcacgccagaagatgtagttgtctgcggagagcttgatggtgatgagatgaccgaagtgaaacggcggcggcgaagacgatcccatcgaggaggctgcctggggtgcaaacaccatggaggcagccggaggcaccgaagccgatgcgggaggaggcgggaccacagccagggcgggcgccgcaaagctcgcggccggtgcggacgccgccaaccccgccagcggggcggtgtgatccggtcgcggcaggagcggcgggacgacgcctgcggaatCCGTAGCGGACgacggcgccgcggtgtggaccacgaggtcacgcccgagcgagggcgccggcggcgtggagaagacggagccgatgctccttgtcccgatcggagccggaacggagacggcatcgagcgggaggttgagcagagccgcaagagaggccgggaggaagcccgcagcagtggaaccggtggtggcggcgctcgacatggcagcggcgcgatcggtggcgcggcggcggcggtgaaggcggcggcggctgcggcggcggtgcgggtattagggtttagaagcggaagcgatcgtaacctagcgtgataccatgtaagacaataagttttgggaaccagcacTACCCTATAGGGGTGGCTTATCttattatatataatggttgtgttacaatacgtacataggtacagaagttatacatagtctaacaaCGACAAGTCAGGACAGCACTTCATACCTGCCCTGCGAGGGTGAGCCTGGCCGCGCCCATGACCATGTAGGCGAAGGCGAAGGTGAGCATCGTGGTCAGCATCCACACGGACGCCTTGAGCCGGTTCCTTCGGGTGGAGCCGAGGGTGGCCCTCTTGTAGAGCCAGAGACAGAAGAAGAGCAGAACCAGGTCCGCGTAGGAGGTAGCGACGAAGGCCACCATCGCCGCGTCGCCCTGGGAGTGGTACACCGCCATGACCGAGTTGAAGGTGAGCAAAACGAACATCACCGGGACGAACACCCAGGAgaagcccccgccgccgccgccggtgccggCTGCATCACGTGGCTGCTGCATATCTTGGCTTCATAGGAAGACACAGTACTGCTGCTATTGCCTGAGGCCTGAGCTTAGCAGAGGCGGGAGATGTAAATGTTTTGGTGTGAGAGAAGAGAAGGGGCTCCATCGCTTCTATATGTAGGCACGGCCATATATCGCAGCAACCATGAATCTCCCGTCAGCTTTGGTCCACGCCTTTCCGTCTGCGTCACCGCCCCTCGCCTTTCCGTACCAAACGCAAGCAGACAGGGACAGCTTAACACCCGTCTGCGTCACTGCCCCACGCCTTTCCCTACCAAATGCAACGGTTTCTTCCCCCAAAAGAGAATTTTTACGGTACATCATACTACCCAATATAATGGGTAGTATTTAGTTGATCCAACGGTT
Above is a window of Triticum aestivum cultivar Chinese Spring chromosome 6B, IWGSC CS RefSeq v2.1, whole genome shotgun sequence DNA encoding:
- the LOC123133631 gene encoding uncharacterized protein — encoded protein: MQQPRDAAGTGGGGGGFSWVFVPVMFVLLTFNSVMAVYHSQGDAAMVAFVATSYADLVLLFFCLWLYKRATLGSTRRNRLKASVWMLTTMLTFAFAYMVMGAARLTLAGQV